Proteins encoded by one window of Cupriavidus sp. EM10:
- a CDS encoding NADH-quinone oxidoreductase subunit C → MANLDTLKAALEKVLGKRVQNLTEAFGELTLIVKAADYLEAALLLRDDPSLHFEQAVDLCGVDYSDYAEGTWDGPRFAAVTHLLSVKHNWRLRLRVFAPDDDMPVVPSLIDVWNSLNWFEREAFDFYGIVFEGHPDLRRLLTDYGFVGHPFRKDFPVSGYVEMRYDPEQKRVIYQPVTIEPREITPRVIREENYGGTKH, encoded by the coding sequence ATGGCGAACCTCGATACCCTCAAGGCCGCCCTCGAGAAAGTTCTGGGCAAGCGCGTGCAGAACCTGACCGAGGCCTTTGGCGAACTGACGCTGATCGTCAAGGCCGCCGACTACCTCGAAGCCGCGCTGCTGCTGCGCGACGACCCGTCGCTGCATTTCGAGCAGGCCGTCGATCTCTGCGGCGTCGACTATTCCGATTACGCCGAAGGCACGTGGGATGGCCCCCGCTTCGCGGCCGTCACCCACCTGCTTTCGGTCAAGCACAACTGGCGCCTGCGCCTGCGCGTGTTCGCGCCGGACGACGACATGCCCGTGGTGCCGTCGCTGATCGATGTGTGGAACTCGCTGAACTGGTTCGAGCGCGAAGCGTTCGACTTCTACGGCATCGTGTTCGAAGGCCACCCCGACCTGCGCCGCCTGCTGACCGACTACGGTTTCGTGGGCCACCCGTTCCGCAAGGACTTCCCGGTGTCGGGCTACGTGGAAATGCGTTACGACCCCGAGCAGAAGCGGGTCATCTACCAGCCGGTGACGATCGAGCCGCGCGAAATCACGCCACGCGTGATTCGCGAGGAAAACTACGGCGGCACGAAGCACTGA
- a CDS encoding NADH-quinone oxidoreductase subunit B family protein, whose protein sequence is MAIEGVLNEGFVTTTADKLINWTRTGSLWPMTFGLACCAVEMMHAGAARYDMDRFGVIFRPSPRQSDVMIVAGTLCNKMAPALRKVYDQMAEPRWVISMGSCANGGGYYHYSYSVVRGCDRIVPVDIYVPGCPPTAEALIYGVIQLQNKIKRTNTIARKG, encoded by the coding sequence ATGGCAATCGAAGGCGTTCTCAACGAAGGCTTTGTCACGACGACCGCTGACAAGCTGATCAACTGGACCCGTACGGGTTCCCTGTGGCCCATGACGTTCGGTCTGGCCTGCTGTGCAGTGGAAATGATGCACGCCGGCGCCGCACGCTACGACATGGACCGTTTCGGCGTGATTTTCCGCCCGTCGCCGCGTCAGTCCGACGTGATGATCGTGGCCGGCACGCTGTGCAACAAGATGGCCCCCGCGCTGCGCAAGGTCTATGACCAGATGGCGGAACCGCGCTGGGTGATCTCGATGGGCTCGTGCGCCAACGGTGGTGGTTACTACCACTACTCGTACTCGGTGGTGCGTGGCTGCGACCGCATCGTGCCGGTCGACATCTATGTTCCGGGCTGCCCGCCGACGGCGGAAGCGCTGATCTACGGCGTGATCCAGCTGCAGAACAAGATCAAGCGTACCAACACCATTGCGCGCAAGGGCTGA
- a CDS encoding NADH-quinone oxidoreductase subunit A — protein sequence MTLEAYFPVLVFILFGIVLGVALMSIGRILGPNNPDAAKLSPYECGFEAFEDARMKFDVRYYLIAILFILFDLETAFLFPWGVALKDIGWPGFIAMGVFLLEFIVGFVYIWKKGALDWE from the coding sequence TTGACACTCGAAGCCTACTTCCCCGTCCTCGTCTTCATCCTCTTTGGCATCGTGCTCGGTGTAGCGCTGATGTCCATTGGTCGGATTCTCGGTCCAAACAATCCTGACGCAGCGAAGCTGTCGCCGTACGAGTGCGGCTTCGAAGCATTTGAGGATGCGCGCATGAAGTTCGACGTGCGCTACTACCTCATCGCCATCCTCTTTATCCTGTTCGATCTCGAAACTGCCTTCCTGTTTCCGTGGGGTGTCGCCCTCAAGGACATCGGTTGGCCGGGATTCATCGCCATGGGCGTGTTTCTGCTGGAATTCATCGTGGGCTTCGTCTACATCTGGAAAAAGGGCGCGCTCGATTGGGAGTGA
- the nuoE gene encoding NADH-quinone oxidoreductase subunit NuoE produces the protein MLSAEALKEIDRAIAKYPTDQKQSAVMAALAVAQGEVGWVSPEVMQFVASYLEMPPVWVEEVATFYNMYDTKPVGKYKLTVCTNLPCALSGGDRAGEYLKRKLGIDYNETTADGCFTLKEGECMGACGDAPVMIVNNTRMCSFMSDQKLDALVDELKAEAAAKGDK, from the coding sequence ATGCTATCAGCAGAAGCTCTCAAGGAAATCGATCGCGCGATCGCGAAGTATCCGACCGACCAGAAGCAGTCGGCCGTGATGGCGGCACTCGCCGTGGCACAGGGCGAGGTGGGCTGGGTTTCCCCCGAAGTCATGCAGTTCGTCGCCAGCTACCTGGAAATGCCGCCCGTGTGGGTGGAAGAGGTGGCCACGTTCTACAACATGTATGACACCAAGCCGGTGGGCAAGTACAAGCTCACCGTCTGCACCAACCTGCCGTGCGCGCTGTCGGGCGGCGACCGGGCTGGCGAATACCTGAAGCGCAAGCTCGGGATCGACTACAACGAAACCACCGCTGACGGCTGCTTCACGCTGAAGGAAGGCGAGTGCATGGGCGCTTGCGGCGACGCACCGGTGATGATCGTCAACAACACCCGCATGTGCAGCTTCATGAGCGACCAGAAGCTCGACGCCCTGGTCGACGAGCTCAAGGCCGAAGCCGCCGCCAAGGGGGACAAGTAA
- the nuoF gene encoding NADH-quinone oxidoreductase subunit NuoF, which produces MTSLHDRHIKPLILAGLDGKNWHLEDYVKRGGYAQLRRILEQKVTPEQVIADVKASGLRGRGGAGFPTGLKWSFMPRSFPGQKYLVCNTDEGEPGTFKDRDIIRYNPHALIEGMAIGAYAMGITVGYNYIHGEIWNEYKIFEEALEEARRAGFLGDNILGSGFNFQLHAHHGYGAYICGEETALLESLEGKKGQPRFKPPFPASFGLYGKPTTINNTETFAAVPFLLAVGPEEYLKMGKPNNGGTKIFSISGDVERPGNYEIPLGTPFSDLLELAGGMRGGKALKAVIPGGSSAPVVPADLMMASTMDYDSIAKAGSMLGSGAVIVMDETRCMVRSLLRLSYFYFEESCGQCTPCREGTGWLYRMVNRIEHGEGRQEDLDLLNNVAENIMGRTICALGDAAAMPVRGMLKHYWKEFEYHVEHKQCMVPAHS; this is translated from the coding sequence ATGACCTCTCTGCACGACCGTCACATCAAGCCGCTGATCCTGGCCGGCCTGGACGGCAAGAACTGGCACCTCGAGGACTACGTCAAGCGCGGCGGCTATGCCCAGCTGCGCCGTATCCTCGAACAGAAGGTAACGCCCGAGCAGGTGATTGCGGACGTCAAGGCCTCGGGCCTGCGCGGCCGCGGCGGTGCGGGTTTCCCTACCGGCCTGAAGTGGAGCTTCATGCCGCGTTCGTTCCCGGGCCAGAAGTACCTGGTCTGCAATACCGACGAGGGCGAGCCGGGCACGTTCAAGGACCGTGACATCATCCGCTACAACCCCCATGCGCTGATCGAAGGCATGGCCATCGGGGCGTACGCAATGGGTATCACCGTGGGTTACAACTACATCCACGGCGAAATCTGGAACGAATACAAGATCTTCGAGGAAGCCCTCGAAGAAGCGCGCCGCGCCGGCTTCCTCGGCGACAACATCCTGGGTTCGGGCTTCAACTTCCAGTTGCATGCCCACCATGGCTACGGTGCGTACATCTGCGGCGAGGAAACCGCGCTGCTGGAATCGCTGGAAGGCAAGAAGGGCCAGCCGCGCTTCAAGCCGCCTTTCCCGGCCAGCTTCGGCCTGTACGGCAAGCCGACCACGATCAACAACACCGAGACGTTCGCCGCAGTGCCTTTCCTCCTGGCCGTGGGCCCCGAGGAATACCTGAAGATGGGCAAGCCGAACAACGGCGGCACCAAGATCTTCTCGATATCGGGCGACGTCGAGCGTCCGGGCAACTACGAAATTCCGCTGGGCACCCCGTTCTCCGACCTGCTGGAGCTGGCGGGCGGCATGCGCGGCGGCAAGGCGCTCAAGGCAGTGATCCCTGGCGGTTCGTCGGCACCGGTGGTGCCGGCCGACCTGATGATGGCGTCGACCATGGACTACGACTCGATCGCCAAGGCCGGCTCGATGCTGGGCTCGGGCGCCGTGATCGTCATGGACGAGACGCGCTGCATGGTGCGGTCGCTGCTGCGCCTGTCGTATTTCTACTTTGAAGAATCGTGCGGCCAGTGCACGCCGTGCCGTGAAGGCACCGGCTGGCTCTACCGCATGGTGAATCGCATTGAACACGGAGAAGGCCGCCAGGAAGACCTGGACCTGCTCAATAACGTCGCGGAAAACATCATGGGTCGCACGATTTGTGCACTCGGCGATGCAGCGGCGATGCCGGTACGCGGCATGCTCAAGCACTACTGGAAAGAGTTCGAATATCACGTCGAACACAAGCAGTGCATGGTCCCGGCCCATTCCTGA